ACTGCAATTTTGAAAGCtgataaaatgtaattttagatCATTTTTGcgattttgttctattttttggcctgaatattgataaatttcatATCATTTTGGTTAGAAATGAACCTAGGGACAAACTTCGTGCTCTAACTAAGGCAGCGACTGTGTAGCTCTTACACTTGTTAGAGGATGCGGACTTTTTTTATTAAGGGAAACTTGTAGTGTAGAGATTTAAGATCGACAATGTTGTAATGACACTAAATGCTGAGTGTAAAAGGACAACAAGAGAATATAATGTAGTGGAGGTCTATTAGGTTTCATTAGCTAGTTAATTAGGTCAGTGAACTGAAAGAACAAGATAATAAATAAGAGGGTTGAGAGAGAGATCTGTTTgtcattttaataaatgattataCTTTCAGAAAATGGAGACCGAGAGGGAACATGGTCTCTTGAATACCCtcaatattattaaagttaatttcttttataatcagTGTCTATTAGTGATAAAATTGCTGTATTGTCATTTTTTGCAACATTGTCAATGTCATTTCTTAGAAATTCATCCATTGTGATATGAAATgtttctgaaaaaaataattagttgtgGGATCGTTAGTACCATTCTAATAGATAGTATCCTGAACTTGGAATGCTTTTTTATTGTCTTGATAGTAAACGTCCCTGAGAAAGGAGCAAGGAAGCATCCACGGGGTGATAACATACAGTTATCTAATCTTGAAAAGTTTAACCTCTGTCATTTGTTTCTTGTTTGTTCTGtgatatgatatgatttatGAAATTTCTTGCCTGGTATTATTTTGGGGCTGCCTTTGAACCtgaataattcaaaattatgcCTTTATATTTTGGGGGACTgcatttatgtttataattatcatttttaaagacCTTACCATCACCTAATTAACATGAGAGTACTAATGCTAGATACATCTGAGGCTATAGGTGGTTGGAGGTTAATTATGAGGATGAAAATATTAGATAGATTAGTTCTTTAGGAACTCTTTCATCTCCTTAGCAAGTATTCGTCAAAATTTTGTCAATGTTAGTTAGGTTCAACGATCAGTTCTCAATCATTTAGTCATTAATTTGCATAACTGTCCACTTATTTTTTGATATATAGATTGACACAAAGAACATTCTCTTCATATGTGCTGGAGCATTTATTGACCTTGAAAAAACTATTTCAGAGAGgtaaattttttctatttttttgtatttctagaaagattttttgtttatagatttttttgCCTGTCTTGATTTTGTTAGACTTCTCATCTAATTTTGATTTGTGAAAAAGAGCAGACGGCAAGATTCTTCTATTGGTTTTGGGAGACCAATCCGTGCCAATGTGACAGCTAGTGGGGTTACACATGCTGCAGTAACATCATCTTTACTTGAGTCGGTAAGAATCGATTATGGTTATCggaattagtattttttttttccaccttTCTGTAAAACTAGTCAGGCAGATACTTTGATTAATTCAGACTAAAATGAATCATGTGAATTAGCTATTCTTATGTGCACTTTCCATACTTCTACATCATAGAGAAAAATACTGAAGTTAgagaataatattattgtagCCAACAACCTTCGAAATGCATCTAAAAGTGGCATCAGTTATTTCAGGTGGAAAGTGCTGATCTTATTACATATGGTCTCATCCCAGAGTTTATCGGACGGTTTCCAATCTTAGTTAGCTTATCAGCTCTACGTGAAGACCAACTCATGCAGGTATTATAAGCATTGTTCAAATCTTAGTTATTGTAGTTTTTCCTGCTTTCACTAGCAATTTAGTGCATCAAGAGCTAACTCTGCTTGTTGTGTTAATGATCATTCCGTTTTTCACTCATTGTTGGCGTGGGTGCACACATGTACAAggattctttttatattaaatgttttcttaGAAAAGCTAGAAGTTATTACGACCATTGTTATTGGTACGTAGTTGGTCTACAATTAGATACATTGGTGTTTTCCTGGAAGATGAATGATGATGAAATTATGAAAAGAGATTGTCCCAAACAGTATAATGCAATTTCTTTAATGTGTCTCTAAACTTAACATACAAAACTATAGTTGTTAACTGGTTACTCATAAACATGAGTGAACGTTACACCatttcatgtgttttcaataaatactttttagttTATCGTAAAGATTGTGTCGGAAAAAGACTAAgtttttgtttaattagtaaTCTCAGGTTTGAATCATGTATGCTGGCTGCAACATTACAGACTTAGAAGAAAAGTTACTATTCATTAGAAATCAAATAGGATTGTCTAAGTATCAAGACTATTGCAAAGTTTCTGGTATCTTTGGTCAAACTAATGTACATCTACAATTATAAGTGGAttcatgtatgtatgtataaatGCAACAGATTTAGATGtgaattagaagaaaaatagtCAACAAAGTTTCTGGTTGTTGATCTGTCAGATCTATTAAGGTTAATTGTGCAAAAGTTGGTCCTAGTGTGAAACTTAGTTTCACAAAAACCCATAAATAACTAAAACTTTTTGtactaattaaaatactaaattcaaacaataaaaaaattatagaccCAAAATTATCTATTAACAGTGCAGTTGTTGTTGCAGCTGCTAGTATGCGCTGGATAATGGCTTCTAAGGAGGACATCAAAAGAATTGTTAAACCACTCTTGTTTGTGCTGCGATCATCATCTACTTCAAGATATGTGGTATGTAACATTCCTTTGAATcgtttgttagtttatttatctTGTCTTCCTTCAGTTCTTCTACATGGTGAGttactttcatttatttgttattggatatacttttataaattacacATGAATCCATCTTTTGAGAACCTTGTGTAAATGTCTATAATTTGATTATAGGTTGTGTTTTATTCTTTACTCATTATATTATTACTGATTGACTTTTAACTAGATGATGTCTCTACTCCcccttaattatatttttattccttaTCATCCTTGTGCTCATGAAACTTTTAAATGACTTTAGTGAGAAGCAtaagttgaatatagtgaaaactatatatgagattaatctcctttgtattgaatatacacataggatcctttatttataataaaagaaatatggactaagcccaaaatacaaataaaaaataataacaaactaattaaaaataaaagataaatataaaataaagataatatatctaacactcatcttaagctggagcatacaaattgtatgtaccaagcttgaaACAAATACACTCAATCCGAGGACCCCTTAATGACTTGATCAACACATCTACTAGTTGATCGTTTGATCCAACAAacttagtatatatttttttagtcaacaacttttcaagaacaaaatgataatcaatttctatatatttaGTCCTCTCGTGAAACattggatttgatgcaatgtggaaAGCAACTTGattatcacaatacatcttAATAGTATGGATGTCACAAAAGTTAAGCTCTTAAAGGAATTGTTTCACCCATATAAATTCACATGTGAGTGATGTCATCACCCTATACTCGACTTCTATTGTTGATCGAGcaactacattttgtttcttacttttccatgaaataacGTTTCCtccaagaaaaacacaatatcctgtAGTAGACCGTCTATCAATAGGTGAACTTGCCCAATCTACATCACAATATCCAAAGACATGAatcttcctttattttcatataataaaccTTGTCTGGGAGCCTTTTTGTTATACCTTAGAATGCGAATGAGAGCATTCCAATGGTCAACACATGGAACTTGCATGAACTGATTAACCACTCCAACTACAAAGGATAAATctggccttgtaatagtgagataaatcagTTTTTCAACCAACCTCCTATACCTCTCTGGATCGGAGAATAATTCACCTTCTTCGGTCCTTAATTTCTGGTTTGGGTTCACGGGACTGTCTATCGGTCTACAATCAATCATGTctgtttcttgtaatatatcaagagcatacttactttgggagattacaactccatcttttgattcTGCTACATCAATGTCTAAGAACTATTTGAGACTTtcaagatccttggtttgaaaatgtctacacaagtaattttttagttgagatattccaacatcatttcctgtaatgacaatatcatcaacatatattattaactaaACACAATTCCCAAGAGAAGAATTACAGTAACAAATCAAATGGTCTACTTCACTACGTTTTAGCCATTCATCCTTGGTGATCTTAGAAGTGGAAGTTTCAGGCTTCGAAGTAGAAGTTTCAATCTTTGAAATATTGGCGATTTTGGAACCATGTAAGGAGTAGCAATTCTCTTGAGTGTGGTCCATCTTTTTATAGTATGTACATTGAGGACGTCCCCgacctcttcctcttcctcctctagtgccacgtcctcctcttcctcatgtgacaaccatgacagatggttcCACTAGTTCACGTGCTTCCTGAGTTTGAGGTACCGGGTAGAAGGTGAGTGGTCAATGTTTCCATGGAGGGGACCTCATGACTGGTCAGAAGTTGATTTCTCGGATGATCAATATCGGGATGTAGGACACTCTGGATCAACACCATGTAAAATTTGTCTAGTTTCTTGATATCCTCTAATGGGTCTGCTTCCAAAAGTATCCCGAGTTCTTCGACAGTAGATTGGCTTCAACCATGAAGGACATCATATCATGGTCTGTTAATTTAAGAGATGCAAACTTGTTTGCAATGTcatagagacgttgaatatcgttggcataaatgctttgagctttcttccaaaaggagtgacaaATTTTGAAAGCCCTCAGAGatataagaagtttgggttCCACTGATTGCCATAACAGAACACACAACACATCTTATaataaggattttttttaattaatatcaatcaAAGTTATTTTTGACTAGTGTAAAATGtagttattatatatgatttatattgcttaatattttttttttttaactcatgtTAGCTTAAAAGTTCATGTTTTTGAGATTAATAAGGATTGATAGACGAGAAAAACCTCATTGacattggtaaaaatgacttttcTTATGTTTgcctaaaacaaaatttgatcAGTTGAATGACTcttccaattgaaaaaattatatataagtcGCAAACTAATGTTGATGTTGGTAAAAAAAAGGAAGTAATAATAGGATAATATAagtttacattcatttaacatataaaacaaagataaaataattataatagaataatttttttataatttaaaaaaaaagtaaaagaagataaaatcaaataaatataaaaaaattggttaCCTCCATTGCACTTTATCCCTAACCATGACCCATCACACATATTATTGTCACTTCACGAATCAACCAAAATCTGAGAGTAACCCAACTCCCAAAGAAAATCCAACAACGCCATCACCTCAAATGCGCACATAGCTTCAGGCTTCGACAAGCAAAAATCATTGTTtccaaaactcactttatccgcTGCAAAATCAGGGATTGGACCCATGAAATGGTTATTACTCAAATCCAACCGCTCCAACTTCATCCCATTCAAACCACACGAAATCAATCCAACAAACTCATTCCCATTAAGATCGAAACCCCTCAGCGAGACCAATCCCCAATGTTCATCGGAATACTCCCACTAAACTTATTCCTGTGAAGCCACTAAACTTATGTCCAGTGAGCACTCCAAGTTTTAGTCCCAGACGAAGCAAGTTTCGCTCATGCGAAAGAGTTTTAGTGGCTCAACTTTAGTTGCAGGACATTTTTAGCTTAAacgaaaatattttaacttaagcGAAAATATTTAGTTCAAGCGAAAATTGTTTAGCTTAAACGAAAATATTAATTGGAATGAAGAATTAAATGACATGAGAAATACAATTGTAGAAATTTCCAATCAATTaccaaacaattaaaaaaaatccacccACAATTAAAGGTAATTGGAAGGAAATGAAAACATATACAAGTCAACGTCATTCAAAAGATGGAAATGAGTGTCCCTTGGCGcaaaatattagttattattcCCACTTTGTGCAAGTGTAACATGTACACCCATTTGCTAAACCTCTTAACAAACCATTGCCTACAACATCCCACAATTCCTCATAATTGCATTTCgatgaatattttctttatgcAAGACCCACTCACAAATCATCTGTTGTCGAAGAACTTGTAATTATTCTTgcaataatattattgttgcATATTAATCCAAttattataaatcatatttaaataaagatatatgtAAATAATACAAACTGTTGTATGATCCGACAGTTTATTTCCATCATATTTAGGGATGTGATCTCATAACTCCATATATTTAGTAATCAACACACCACAGTCAAACCTACACATTAAACAAACATTATAAACATCACACATAGTACACAATCAAATAAATTGGTTATTCACAGGGTGATTAATGCATCTGGTTGGATTGGCAAATCTTCTCAAACAATCTTCAATTCCCACTCCTCATAATTTGCCTCTTTGTTAGtcattatgaataaattttgcAAAGTACCAACCttacaaatttatattgaaCACAGATTAAATACTAGTGTAAAGTTTCTATCCTGAAATAACACTTTCCTTAAGAAGTACGACAATAGTTGTCTTACCATAACCTTGTCAATAGAATTTAGTGATGACATTTCATGACCAAGAGAATCTTATATGAACAATTTCCTTGATTATCAGTTCATCAAATAACATCACCAATGTCCTCAGTAGGCAcaaacaactaaaaaaacacaacTACAAACATCAACACATTTCAATTAATGTTATGATAAATGTGTCATACATGTACTTACAAATTCATATCTTAACAAATGCCCTAATGAAAAAATTTCAGGTTGAAAGAAATTGTGGTAATTTATTGCTTCCAAAGGTTGTCGGCTTCTTTTTGGTATcttcattcttttaataatcATCGTCTATACAAATTGCATTGaaaaaaatacttcaaaaatATGTACTTTAttacaatgaaagaaaaaataataatttacgtACAACAAAGAATGGATTGAAACAACAACTAATAATTCTTGTTTTTGTGCATTTCATTATACATCATCATGCTCGTGGCAAACAACATAACTTACACGAAAACTTCATTAGACTTATTCACCTACTTAAATGGttcttattatataatttttggttgATAACAAAACTTACCATATTATCAATCTTCCCATGAGGTCTAAGCATTGCATGTCTTTTTTGGTCAAAATGTTGTTGGACACCACCTCTACAAGCGctctaaaaagaaaacaaaatgatgataatgttaAGTTCAAACACATTTATAAATCATATAGATGCACCACATGGCATAGAGCATGCTAGTGGCTATACATAATGGAAGGAATCAACTTATGCAACATTTGGTGTCCAGTTGGAAAGAGCTAAAAGGTTGCATGAAAACATGATGAGGTATGGTATATTAATTAACGAAAATGTTTTTATGACATCGgtttttgacacaaatttgacatcGCCCCACATGTCAAATTTGTATTGGATGTcttcacttaattaaaaaaaccctTTTAAAAAAGCTGAGGAGGGtaattttggaatttggattttatgaaatttaattttcgcggtttcatttttctttttcttcacttttgtTCTGAACTTTCGTCTCTCTCATTCAGCTTCTCTCTCCATTCGCTTCATCTCTGCCTTACTCACTCTCTCCCCTCGGCTGATCGTCTCATTGAAACGTAAAATCCTAGCAAAAGAGGTCTTTCGTAATCACTGTGTATCGGTAAGCTCTCTTTCGCGTTTCACGTTTTGGGTCTGTTTGGGTTTGTTTGGGTTTCGGGTTTTCACTCTATATCGCATTGTGTGGCTTGTAGAGAAATGTAAAATCCTTGCAAAAGAGGTTTTTTGTAATCACTGTGTATCGGTAAGCTCTCTTTCGCGTTTCGCGTTTTGGGTTTGTTTGGGTTTATGCCTCTATTTTAGGTTTTCGCTCTATATCGCATTGTGTAGCTTGTGGAGCCGtactttattattgttttatttattctttttgtgttttgtgaaccctaatccaccattgatttatttgtatgaaatatGTGCAGTTGCAATGGTGTCCGAAAacccaaaggtaagttaaacttttggtattatatatagtttgttTCTCCCCGTGGTGGACATCACCGTCGAAGTCCAACGCCATCCCCAACACCATCTCCATCAATATCCCCTCCACCACCTGGAAATGAACTGTTCTTTTCACCTACACAATACGAAAAATTTGCTATACATTTTACCAATCGAGACATATTGGAAAGCAAATACCTCAATGAGGTTTATTATGAGGTAAGGAATTTTGATTTTTACGACCTTTTACGAGACGCTGGACTCACCGAATTTGTTTCTTTGAGAAAACCATTCTACCCACAATTAGTTAGAGTTTTCTACACCAACATGCAAATTTCTgataagagagttattcaaagCGAAGTCAAAGGGGTTAAAATTAGAGTCAGTCCTAATCTTTTTCAACAACTCACTTCCCTCCCATGTACCGAAGTTCGTTATGAACGAGGTCTTATTGATGACTGGAAAGAAGAATACAATTCCATCACTGCAAGACAACTTGTTTATAAGGAAGATGCAGACTTAACTAGTAGAATACTTGCTGGGGGTTTGAAGGTGCAGCCAATATTACTCCATTATGTACTATCTAGAATAGTAATTCCTCGTTACACAAATATCGATCAGGCATCCCACGAGGATATTATGTTCTTATGGGCCCTTTTCAATTCGAAGCAAATTAACTGGGGACATGTCATCCACAATAGGATGAAAAGGGCTTTATCGTACAATGCAAGGCTGACTTATCCTCATTTGGTAACTATATTCTTGGAACACTTTCATGTGCCTCTTAATTTTGATCCTATTACAGAAATAATGGACAAACAAAAGGTATGATCTGACAAAATAACCTCCTTTGGTTATGTGCAAAATGTAGACGGAGTGTGGGTTCCCAAAGACGACACACCCAACCAATAGAGTCAAGGCGAAGAAGTGTAGCATAATGATCAACCAAGTTCTTCTACAACACTAGATGATGTCATACAACGCATTGACCAACTCCAGACCTATGTTGGTACAAAATTGGACGACCTAGAATCACGAATTGGTAACATTGAGAACCGACTGCAGCAGTCTCCCACTCCATTTCATCATTTCACCTCATAGTTATAAATTGGTGTTGACATGTATTTGCTTTCATTTGGAACTTGTATGCATTACTAAAATATTGTAGTCTTTTTATTACTTGCGTATCGAAATTTCATAGTTTCATGTTAAAGTTTGGTTGAATGTTTCGTGTATTATATTTCACAAAATGTTAAGTAGTTAGATAATGGCGTATTTAATGGACAGTTAAACAGTTCAAAATCACTTACATACAACCAATTACATATAAAGAAACTCAATAATGGTCAATGAACACTGATATTCAACTAAAGGTCCCCACCTTaccactggtggctccttcagttcaacaggttGTCTAAATTGTTGTTTAGACTCGCGTAATTGTTTACAACATGCTTGTAAATGATTACAAGGCATATTTTGACAGCAGACATAGCAGAACTTCACTTGACTCAAGATTCTCAACATGGGTGGTCCCCCTACATCTTGGGGGACCCAGAACATTAGGTTCAAGCCTCTCTTCACTCAAGAACCTCAATTTACAACTAAAACCActggacttgggtcaaaacTCACTGATATTCAACTGCggtcccccacgttaccactggtggctccttcagttcaacaggttGTCCAAATTGTTGTTCAGACTCGCGTAATGTAAACGATTATAAGGCACATTTTGAAAGTAGAGGTAGCAGAACTTCAGttgtggtcccccacgttaccacTGGTGGCTCTTTCAGTATAACATGTTGTCCATAATCTAAGTTAGACTCGCGCAATCGTTTGCAGGCCATACAATTTAGCACcattattttcaccaattcaGCTAAATTCATCAAATCACATTTTCTCACAAACATTATCGCTtgtaaatcaaaatataaagcaCTTCAATAATAGACACAATAAATTTGCAATTATCAATTACATAAATAGATGGAACCAAACATGCATGTTATATACATTGAAcgaaataggtttaattacaacGTCCTTTTCATGTCCTATAGATTGAACGAAATAGGTGTAATTACTCCTTTCTCTTTCTAACTACTACATTTGCGGTGTATGGTGTCCTAAGTTCTTGGCTCTTATTATGTCTTCTTGATCCAATTCTAACATACGTCTTCAACTGTGATTGGTTGTTGGACATTCCACCCGGTGCATTTGGCAACATTCCACTCGCTTCGTCGTTCGACATTCCACCCGCTTCTTCGTTCGACATTCCACTAGGGGAAACAAATGCTCTGTTACTGTTAGTGAATGCTTGTGGACGTCCAACACTTTGTACACTATCATCTGTACTTGTCCTTTTAGGTGTTCTTCTGGCCTTCTCTTCTGCCAACTCTGCCTCTACGACATTGACCTTCCTTTTAAGCTCTTCAATTATAGATTTATGATCCTCTACAGTACGCATCAAACTCTCTCTGCGTGTTTTTTTAAGCAATTTCTTTGTTGATCGTTGCTCATCATTGCTTTTTGGTGGTGGCTGTTTTTCTTTCACATCATTCTCATTTTTCATTACAACACCAAAATCATCTACAACATGATCCTGAAAtttaacaacatataatatgttatataaCTACTTTGAATATATCATAACATTCACAACtaaaaaaaaccaaacacaTACCACACCCATCTCGAAAACACATTTGACGATGTTGTCTCCAACATTTGTATTCATCCAGTGCAAGATCCTTGGAAATTTCTCTATTGCACCTTCGGGAGCCATGAAATGCTCACAAAATCAAACCTATAAAACATGTCAGTTATAAATTACtcataatcaaataacaaatattcaaAAGTTTAGTTGTCAAATGAGTAAATAAGAACTACCTGCAACCTGTACATACAACCATCGACATAAACATTAGTTGTAGTTTTGCCTTTCTTCAAAGAATCTGAAGTTTTGCTCAAACTTTCTAACAAATAACGAAATACTAAACTACCCCAACATTACTTACTCAGACCACTTAAGtcatcaacaatttcaaacagTACAGGAAATACTCGTCCACTAcgatttggaaataaaatctCACATATTCTTAGCAATATGTACAAGCTACAGAAATGCTCACaaggtatgatttttttttgttttttcaacaagaatttgtaaatgaaatt
This genomic interval from Vigna radiata var. radiata cultivar VC1973A chromosome 8, Vradiata_ver6, whole genome shotgun sequence contains the following:
- the LOC106772329 gene encoding uncharacterized protein LOC106772329; the protein is MQISDKRVIQSEVKGVKIRVSPNLFQQLTSLPCTEVRYERGLIDDWKEEYNSITARQLVYKEDADLTSRILAGGLKVQPILLHYVLSRIVIPRYTNIDQASHEDIMFLWALFNSKQINWGHVIHNRMKRALSYNARLTYPHLTECGFPKTTHPTNRVKAKKCSIMINQVLLQH